A single Garra rufa chromosome 9, GarRuf1.0, whole genome shotgun sequence DNA region contains:
- the sec61b gene encoding protein transport protein Sec61 subunit beta, which yields MPGPAASATNVGASSRSPSKTVAPRTAGTSARQRKAPSSGARSGGRSTASAGTGGMWRFYTEDSPGLKVGPVPVLVMSLLFIASVFMLHIWGKYTRS from the exons atg cctGGACCCGCAGCTAGTGCAACAAATGTTGGTGCCTCCAGCCGGTCCCCCAGTAAAACAGTGGCCCCCCGCACCGCTGGCACCTCAGCCAGACAGAG GAAAGCCCCTAGCAGTGGTGCACGCAGCGGAGGCAGATCCACAGCATCAGCTGGCACAGGAGGAATGTGGCGCTTTTACACTGAAGACTCACCAGGACTTAAAGT TGGTCCAGTACCAGTTTTGGTGATGAGTCTGCTTTTTATCGCATCTGTATTCATGCTGCACATCTGGGGCAAATACACCCGCTCCTAA